The window CAtgtaacaaacaaaataatgcaataaacattcatttaacaacACAAGATAAGATAAAACTTACAAACTTTAACAGTAGGGTGCAAtggggctaaaggcacaccttaagaaaaaTTGTGCTTTTCACTACTCTCAAAGTATATGATtgcaggaaaaatatatatgtttgtattggacattgatggagcaacatattttgtgtgaaaaaaaatcataaagtgGTTGATTTTGTTTACaaatcttataaatgtatgaggtggTGAGGGGGGCCTTTTACTCCACACACAGGGTAAAAGGCACACAGCATTTatacaaatactttagctaaaataatatgtttttaataatgactaggttaatacttgttcaaaagaatcactttagcaaagttattttcctgtttattttgataaataaaagaattcagttttgttcagtaaatatactgtcattaaaataggcctatgtgatatatatttttatatataaaatataaaaatagattttaaaaatacagaaacaaaattattaagattctgaaagcattgaaggagATCAGTAGTAtcaataaatgatattttattatgatatgattaatatattttaaaatatgattgtttcattataaatatgggtattatctctaagatggatacccaatttgatatatgatatttgcTATGTGAATCTAACCATGTCACGTCAAGAAATGGAAAAGTCAGCCAGCTattcattatcatgttaattGTTGTGCCTTTTGCCCCAACAGCAGCGGTactttttaccccaaataccatacttttatATATTCTTCCATTATTGAAAACTGTtgcttgaattaccttgaacaaaactgaaaatcattatgtctgaaaatacaaaccTTAAATTAATGGATTCTTatttgctacttaaatcaacaacattttaaaaaacatgaaatattagatcaaactaCCTCAGAATCAATTGTTTGTGTTGCTGCCTATGATCACGTCAAGGATCAGACAAATTTACACATGTATTTTGAAAAACTGATGTTTaagtttaggttcagtaatttcactttaatggcaattaataggtccttttaaagtgaaataactgaacataaacatacgagcttcataaaaatgcttattttagaaaaaaaatttcATATGCACAGTCTGTACGAGGGAATTAAGAGATGCAGCAGCTCTTAAACAAgtataaagacatttttatcgATTGTAACTTTTGGAGAGAAATAGCAAACACTGGACAAGGATGAAACTTTCTAGTGTACAtgtatatgagcaatatcacacgctGATCACATGCTGATTTAAAGCTatatcatacaaatatatattcaCGTCAAGCAATGTTTGCAAACAGTAACTGTTTTGTCAacgtttttttaatgttgttgtaATTGACTGCAAATTCAGCATGTGCAAGCATATCCAACAGTAACAGCATTAGCCGAGGCTGGAACTCCAACAAACCAGATGCTGCGGATATATCATTAGAACTGCAGGAAAAATGTGTACAAAAACGTGTATTGAAAGCAGTTATACTGCTAATATACATTGTACCGTtcaagtttggggtcggtaagacttttttatgtttttgaaagaagtctcttcaaggctgcatttatttgatcaaaaaatacagtgaaattgtgaaatattattgataatcataaatgtttcttgagcagcaaatcaacatataagaatgatttctgaaggatcatgtgacactgaagactggagtaatgatgctgaaaattcagctttgatcacaggaataaattacattttactatatattcacatagaaaagaGCTATTTAATATTcactgttttcactgtatttttgatgaaataaatacagcctggtgagcagaagagccttctttcaaaaacaaaaatcttactgaccccaaacattttgaacggtagtgtatataagtTAAATCGGTAACAATTGAGAATATTGTTCTGtcatgaataactacacaggaacaaaagagttatgcattattaacactctagtaactattattaactaacaagaaactcagATAAATGAATTAGCAAGTAATAGCGCTCATTTGAATGTGGTTGTTCACTATTATTTAATCAACAGTGGGTAGATCACTTACaaattgtaatcagttactgattCCAAACTACATGACAATTCacatttcacactgctcataccATCCCCGGGGTTTAAgtccttatttgcatatttgtgggGTCAGGACAAGCGTAGTATGtgacctgtttacataaaggCTCTAGCATTTGctaattttaaaatcttcccggtctactgacatttgttaagacatctgctttaaacattacaatgctcacgATAagtttcattaactctacaacaagtaaatccacttcaccagctaataattcttcaacagcgatgccatagaaatatacagagctaccgacaatattataaagatggcggcgcacTTATTTCTCTGCTGCATAAGGTctatataaacagtaaattcagcGTTTGAgtggaaaaatgtcaaattatgacagaaaatgCGACAATTTGCAGGAAGAAGAGACTatttcattcttacctttatagtccGATATGTCCATTTAGTATACACTCGATAGTACAGTCGGCAATATGAGGTGAGGAGGCACAATGCTAGAGCTAGTTTATGTAAACAGGATGTGTGCTGCGTTTTTCCAATCATTGACACTGATgccgcaaatatgcaaataagaacgttaacccagggtttaggacagtacaatgtgaaacgtcagtttatgaatacccaggattaattgttaaccctgggtgaattatgagcagtgtgaaacgtgaagcaaGAAAACTCAGGATTCTGTTTAcccagggtttagaatgacccagggttaactatttcaagtgtgaaaagcacTTTTATATACATTGCACGTTTTTTCCGTGACTGCCCAAAGCACGTTAATATAAGGCACGCGATTGGTTGTCAGTTGCTAAGCATCTagttgtaacattctaacaccacatcgtttcacactgtacaagtttgtCACCGCACTGCGGAGTTAACACCCCAAAAGCAGTGCTAACCCTGCTccagagcagggtttcataacccctgGTACAAAGTGGTGCTAACCCTgcatctaaattacaagtgtgaaacggGGTTAAAAGCGGCGTTTAGGACAATGATAACCCAGGGTTTAATCGCAGTGTAAAAAGCCTAtaaactgttatttttttttatgtcctcCCAGAGGACTACAAAGGACTACTATATATACATGTTCATaagagactgtcctccaaaaaaccaccttattacgacctatatttacctttaaagtcatgcgccctctagctggcataacaataatgacagtgtcgtgttacgtctgtcgtcatgaaatgacgtatgaatGTCGTTACCAATCacaatgcgtgttcatttaaatgcaatgtgtggacttccatttccatttagcaaaattttttttattaacgactacacccatcccacccctaaacctaactgggatcgaacccataatcgcatgatcacatgattgaatattgttatatattgcaatgctctaccaaCTGAGCTATgcgaaacccgaaatatgacacagataaaagggaacaatgcattaaaatgaaagtgtcctgttgtcaataggggcgcaactttagtaaacgctcctatgggtcgtatttcaaacgacctacagtacagtccaaaagtttggaaccactaagatttttaatgtttttaaaagaagtttcgtctgctcaccaaggctacatttatttaattaaaaatacagtaaaaaacagtaatattgtgaaatattattacaatttgaaataactgttttctatttgaatatatttagctgaattttcagcatcattactccagtcttcagtgtcacatgatccttcagaaatcattctaatatgctgatctgctgctcaagaaacatttaatgtgtacaattgtacaaaatatttgtgtacaatattttttttcaggattctttgatgaatagaaagttcaaaagaacagtgtttatctgaaatctaatcttttgtaacattataaatgtctttactaccacttttgattgatttaatgcatcctcaatgcatccttgcacccagtattcatttctttaatttcttttcaaaaaaataaaaataaaaattcttaatgaccccaaacttttgaacggtagtgtataatgctacagaagctttgtatttcagataaatgctgttcttttgaactttctattcatcaaggaatcctgaaaaaaaaagtacacaactgttttcaacattgaaaataatcataaatgtttattgagcagcagatcagcatattagaatgatttctgaaggatcatgtgacactgaagactggagtaacgatgctgaaaattcagctttgcatcacaggaataaattactttgtgaaatatatttaaatagtacacagttattttaaattgtaataatatttcacaatattactgttttttactgtatttttaattaaataaatgtagccttggtgagcagacgaaacttcttttaaaaacattaaaaatcttagtggttccaaacttttggactgtactgtatataggtgtattggttggagaacatgttggttcataattaacatgaataatgcataatgtataataaattctaaagtgaaggtcATGGTAACCAATTAGTAATAAATCAAGTActaccaaatccttcagaaggaattactttGGAGGAATtcggatcagtattctaaagtgaaaagcatgataactccttaattttgacttaagtcattgtaaacttttgaggtttttgtaaggtTTTAGATAGTAATTCCATCCAGTGGATTTggtaactcttgagttattactagtgggttaccgtGATCTTCACGTTAGAAAAGTGATCctaataattagtaattccttctgaaggatttagTAACACTTGAGCCGTTACTATCCAAAACCTTCCAAAAACCTCTTTGACTTCAGTCAATATCagagagttatcatgcttttcactttagaatactgatccaaataattagtaattccttctgaaggattttgTAATACTTGAGTCATctttactagtgggttaccatgacctttactttagaattaattgtacattatgtattattcacattaattatgaacctgtatatagtctctgggaggtatgaaaaaatagtagttactgattagctaacaGTGAACGACCAAATTAGACTGAGCattattacttactaattcattaatcagagttacttgttagttaatagaaTGTTAAGAGTGCGTTACTCGTTTATTcatgtgtagttattcattaatgaaggatcagtattctaaagtgttaccactgaATCATATCAATTGCTCTAGATATCAGCCATTAACCACTAATCTACAATGTTcatctttttttcctcttgCAGTTGGTGGTGCAACAGTGCAGAACTGGACACATTGCAATGGTCTCTTTGTTCCTTCGCTGGATCTACATTCAGTGTATAATCAAACCCAAAATGGAGGAGTAAAGAAGGTTTTCCTGTGATCTGTAAAAATGCTAGTGCATAGTTTCAGAATCCTTAAGGGTCGCATTGGGATGCGAGGAGGCCATTTAGGGTTCATCCATTACCTCTCCATAATAGCCTTCTGTGTCTCCCTGCTTGCTTTACTCTTTATTGACGTCATTGAATTGTGGCTGACCACGCTGGGCATGAGCAAAGAAGGTCCTCCTGTAGTGGACCTTCCGCACAGTATTCCTCCAACCCGTTCGGAAGAGTACCTGCTTATGCCTAGCATCCACGTCTGCCAACGTGCCAAACCTTACCTCATCACTTTGGTGGCAACTGCACCTCAAAACAGAAAGGCCCGCCAGGCCATTCGTGACACCTGGGGTGGGGAAGTACAAATCAGAGGTCACCGAGTCATGACCCTCTTCATTGTCGGTCAGCCATCTGACCCAGTTATCGGCAAAGAATTGGTGGAAGAGGCAAAGGAGCGCGGGGACCTCATACAGGGTCGCTTCCTCGACTCCTACGGCAACTTGACCCTAAAAACTCTGTCTATGCTAGGCTGGGCACGCCGTTTCTGTCCACAGGCTTGCTATCTGGCGAAAGTAGATGATGATGTACTGTTCAACCCTAGTGCGCTGCTGCAGTATCTCAACCACAGCGTTAAAACGGCAGAATGCGAACTCTCCGAGCTTTATCTGGGTCGTGTCCACATCCAGGTCGCACCGGACCGCGATCCCACCAGCAAACACTTCATGTCAGAAACCGCATACTCTGGTGTGGTCTTTCCTGATTACTGCAGCGGGACGGCGTATGTGCTTTCTCGACCAGCTTTGCTGAAGCTGTCACTAGCAGCTGTCGCCATACGCTTACCCAGTCCATTGCCTCCAGAGGATGTGTTTGTAGGCATTTGTGCTCACAGAGCAGGCATTACACCGACCCATTCTCCGCTCTTCTCCGGAGGACCAGCTGTACCATACAGCCGTTGTTGCTACCAAACTATGGTGTCTGTCCACCATACCAAGCCAAGGGACATGGTGCAATACTGGACGGAAGTGCACTCCACTGCCCCATGCTCGTGGTTGGGTATGCGGACATCTCTTGGTGTCTGTAAAGTAAGAGCACTTCTCGGGACACTGTTGGGGAGAGACTCCTGAAATGAAGATACATCGAGTATGAAAAGCCAAAGGGAAAAGAACGTCTTTGGTtacttaggccctgtttacacctggttgTTTGATCAGACACATTCCCGTTTACTCCTGGTGTTTTActccatctcttttgtccacttttgatCACTTATCTCCTGATTTCTTCCAGGGGAGGGTCTGTGGCcgggctttttcagatctttcgatctaattgACAGAATATCCTTCTGCATTTTACATATGAATGCGAAAGGAGACAATGGAAAAACACACGGAGAGCAGCAggtttaattttaatgttaattaaaatgctGCAAGTGTGTGTTAGAGATCAGGAAttgtgagagaacattgtgcttggtatgtttttttgtcttcaaactaaatttggttcttcaaagtttaatgggttagttcacccaaaaatgaaatttcagtcattaattactcacccttatgtcgttccacacccataagacctttgttcatcttcagaatacaaattaagatgttttagttgaaatccaagaGATATATCACTCATCCATagacactttcaaggtccagaaaggcactaaagacattgttaaaacagtcatgtgactgcagtggttcaaccttaatgttatgaagcaacgagaatttgttctgtgtgcaaaaacaaaacaaaaataacaactttattcaacaatctcttctttTCTGTGTAATTCTCATATGTTGTTTACGTTCAGCACTTCCAGAATGGCGAATCATTATTGGCTGGCTACTGCGttagcatcacacacatgcgtcttgctgatcacgtgatcagctttggccaatactgagtcggcaTTCGggcgtaaacacggaagccttcactgtgcttactgtgGCAACTgtgtaaggataatgacagaagagaagagattgttgaataaagtcgttgtttttgttttgtttttgcgcacaaaaagtattcttgtctcttcataacattaagattgaatcactgcagtcacatgactgttttaacgattacttcaatacctttctggaccttgattgtgtcggttaa of the Megalobrama amblycephala isolate DHTTF-2021 linkage group LG12, ASM1881202v1, whole genome shotgun sequence genome contains:
- the b3galt4 gene encoding beta-1,3-galactosyltransferase 4 — its product is MLVHSFRILKGRIGMRGGHLGFIHYLSIIAFCVSLLALLFIDVIELWLTTLGMSKEGPPVVDLPHSIPPTRSEEYLLMPSIHVCQRAKPYLITLVATAPQNRKARQAIRDTWGGEVQIRGHRVMTLFIVGQPSDPVIGKELVEEAKERGDLIQGRFLDSYGNLTLKTLSMLGWARRFCPQACYLAKVDDDVLFNPSALLQYLNHSVKTAECELSELYLGRVHIQVAPDRDPTSKHFMSETAYSGVVFPDYCSGTAYVLSRPALLKLSLAAVAIRLPSPLPPEDVFVGICAHRAGITPTHSPLFSGGPAVPYSRCCYQTMVSVHHTKPRDMVQYWTEVHSTAPCSWLGMRTSLGVCKVRALLGTLLGRDS